The bacterium genomic interval TTTGTGGTGGCATTTTTTTTCTTGGGTTCACGTTTTTTGAAAAAAGTCAGATGCTTAAAAAATTTGTCAACAATAATTTGAGAATATTTTCACAAAATTTTTAAATTGTTGACCCACAATAAATTAGGCAAAAAATAGGTTTTTTAACAAAAAATACTGATATTGTTTACTATTTTGGTTGACAATTTGTAGCTTTTTGATTTTTTAAGACCCGAAACCAAAAAACGGAGGTATATGATGCCAATTTTTTCGGAACAGGATAAACAGAAAATAAAACAATCGCTTGAGAGAATAAAAAATCCAGTAAAACTAATATTTTTCACTCAAAATGTCGGCGATTGCCAATATTGCGACCTAACAGAGCAAATGCTTAAAGAGCTATGCGAGCTAAATTCAAAACTATCATATACCAAATACAACCTGGTCCTCAATAAAGATGAGGCGGAAAAATTCGGTGTCGATAAGGTGCCGGCTATAGTAGTTTGCGCCGCTAACAATGGTAATATAACAAACTACGGAATAAAATTTTTCGGCATACCATCGGGCTATGAGTTCGCAACTCTCCTTGAGGATATAATAATGGTATCCAACAATGAGTCTGGTCTTTCACCGCAAATTAAGGAAAAGCTTAGCTTTATTGATGATGATGTTCGCATTCAAGTGTTCGTCACACCCACATGTCCATACTGTCCACAAGCGGTTTTCACAGCTCATAGGTTTGCTCTCGAGTCGCCCAAGGTAACATCTGACATGGTTGAAGCTACCGAATTTCCGGATTTGGTAGCCAAATACGCCGTCAACGCAGTCCCCAAAATAGTCATCAACGACGCCGTCGAATTCGAGGGACTTGTGCCCGAAGATGTGTTTGTTGAACAGGTTCTGCAGGCAGTCC includes:
- a CDS encoding thioredoxin family protein, coding for MFSEQDKQKIKQSLERIKNPVKLIFFTQNVGDCQYCDLTEQMLKELCELNSKLSYTKYNLVLNKDEAEKFGVDKVPAIVVCAANNGNITNYGIKFFGIPSGYEFATLLEDIIMVSNNESGLSPQIKEKLSFIDDDVRIQVFVTPTCPYCPQAVFTAHRFALESPKVTSDMVEATEFPDLVAKYAVNAVPKIVINDAVEFEGLVPEDVFVEQVLQAVQASLDKQSS